From one Lolium rigidum isolate FL_2022 chromosome 4, APGP_CSIRO_Lrig_0.1, whole genome shotgun sequence genomic stretch:
- the LOC124648884 gene encoding uncharacterized protein LOC124648884, producing MALTPSASAVSFSARPSVRTTTFRPRASADAKRVRAGAPNGGKWWAPLVGWSGRADYLEAATPAMAPVVAEEEEDKAGRSFVGRLTEEKARQLRARMAEMESFHDAMYHSAIASRLARTA from the coding sequence ATGGCGCTGACACCGTCTGCATCCGCCGTCTCGTTCTCCGCCCGCCCGTCGGTGCGAACCACGACGTTCCGGCCGCGCGCCTCCGCGGACGCCAAGCGTGTGCGCGCGGGAGCACCCAATGGAGGCAAGTGGTGGGCGCCGCTGGTCGGGTGGTCCGGGCGAGCGGACTACCTCGAGGCCGCGACGCCGGCGATGGcgccggtggtggcggaggaggaggaggacaaggcGGGGAGGTCGTTCGTGGGCAGGCTGACGGAGGAGAAGGCGCGGCAACTCCGTGCGCGGATGGCGGAGATGGAGAGCTTCCACGACGCCATGTACCACTCCGCCATCGCCTCCCGCCTCGCACGCACCGCCTAG